In Trichocoleus desertorum NBK24, the following are encoded in one genomic region:
- a CDS encoding phosphodiester glycosidase family protein encodes MSSQNGTNSHRQFSRRAFLALGGAALTQVFAQVESVDAARPAHVIRRRVAGIPFYQTTIDLTDPKTFITIGLPHRAPTANSAHVSYGDEAFGRIVARSHAAVVANGTFFSTDGEKRVMGNVVAEGRFLKYSPWENYGTTLGLRAGNEPEMITARVDGKPQWQEHWFSITSGPRLLKQGKVWLAPKSEGFRDPRVLGVASRAAIGFPRGGKKLVLVTFLANLSLEREAKIMRAIGCYEAMNLDGGSSLGLASHSRILVHPGRDLTNVIVVYDAKHPAPTALKNSWTMFQRGDRPTLRA; translated from the coding sequence ATGTCGAGTCAGAATGGGACAAACAGCCACCGTCAATTTTCCCGGCGGGCGTTTTTAGCGTTAGGAGGTGCAGCCCTGACGCAGGTCTTTGCCCAAGTAGAGTCTGTGGATGCAGCTCGTCCCGCCCACGTGATTCGTCGTCGAGTTGCAGGCATTCCCTTCTACCAAACCACGATTGACTTAACTGACCCCAAAACTTTCATCACGATCGGTTTACCCCATCGGGCTCCTACAGCCAATAGCGCTCACGTTTCTTATGGAGATGAAGCCTTTGGTCGAATTGTGGCTCGTTCTCATGCGGCAGTGGTGGCGAATGGCACCTTCTTTAGCACCGACGGAGAGAAGCGAGTCATGGGCAACGTAGTCGCAGAAGGCCGATTTCTCAAGTACAGCCCTTGGGAGAACTATGGAACGACGCTGGGCTTAAGAGCAGGTAATGAACCGGAGATGATTACTGCCAGAGTAGATGGCAAACCTCAGTGGCAGGAACATTGGTTTTCGATTACCAGTGGTCCTAGGTTGTTAAAACAGGGCAAGGTTTGGCTGGCTCCTAAGTCAGAAGGCTTTCGAGATCCGCGCGTGCTGGGGGTTGCATCACGAGCGGCAATTGGTTTCCCACGTGGCGGCAAAAAATTAGTGCTTGTTACCTTTTTAGCTAACTTATCTCTGGAGCGAGAAGCCAAAATTATGCGAGCGATCGGCTGCTACGAAGCCATGAATTTAGATGGAGGCTCCTCTCTAGGACTCGCTAGCCATAGTAGGATTTTGGTCCATCCAGGGCGTGACCTCACCAATGTCATCGTTGTTTATGACGCCAAGCATCCTGCACCTACAGCTTTGAAGAATTCTTGGACGATGTTTCAGCGAGGCGATCGCCCTACTCTACGCGCTTAA
- a CDS encoding tRNA isopentenyl-2-thiomethyl-A-37 hydroxylase MiaE, with translation MVASELPKIKFLQQPTAPAWIEQALANLDTVLLDHSHCERKAAGVALNLMFRYPSNIQMVKTLTAIAKEELEHFEQVNQILERRGVSLGPLSAPPYGTGLNQQIRRHEPERLLDFLLVCGLIEARSHERLGLLAAHVPDPELARFYRALMASEARHYGAYWVLATTYYERSLVEQRLEELATVESQLLATLHPEPRIHS, from the coding sequence GTGGTGGCCTCCGAATTACCCAAAATTAAGTTTTTGCAGCAACCTACTGCTCCTGCTTGGATCGAGCAAGCTCTGGCTAACTTAGATACGGTTCTGCTCGATCACTCTCACTGTGAACGCAAAGCCGCAGGTGTAGCGCTAAACCTAATGTTTCGCTACCCGTCTAACATCCAGATGGTAAAAACTCTAACGGCGATCGCCAAAGAAGAGTTAGAGCACTTTGAGCAAGTCAATCAAATCTTGGAGCGTCGCGGCGTATCTTTGGGGCCTTTGTCTGCTCCGCCCTATGGTACGGGTTTAAATCAACAAATTCGTCGCCATGAACCAGAACGCTTACTCGATTTTCTGCTAGTTTGTGGATTAATCGAAGCGCGCAGCCACGAACGTCTAGGCTTGTTAGCGGCTCATGTTCCTGACCCAGAATTAGCGCGATTCTATCGAGCCTTGATGGCTTCAGAAGCAAGACACTATGGAGCCTACTGGGTCTTGGCGACGACCTACTATGAGCGATCGCTGGTAGAGCAACGCTTAGAAGAGTTGGCAACCGTTGAAAGCCAGTTGCTAGCGACCCTACATCCAGAACCCAGGATTCACAGTTAA
- a CDS encoding GNAT family N-acetyltransferase: MPRYREFVIRPWQPRDRTAAAELIRSVLAEYGLGWEPEGADRDVLEVEACYQEVGGELWVVEHQNRIVGTAAYYPVNRGEAAVEVRKMYLLPEVRGQGLGKYLLQQLEQAITTQQFQTIWIETASVLAEAVKLYESNGYQPATGVETARCDRVYIKWL; the protein is encoded by the coding sequence ATGCCGCGCTACCGAGAGTTTGTAATTCGGCCTTGGCAACCCCGCGATCGCACTGCTGCGGCTGAGCTAATTCGCTCGGTCTTGGCAGAGTATGGCTTGGGCTGGGAACCAGAAGGAGCCGATCGCGACGTCTTAGAAGTTGAAGCTTGCTATCAAGAAGTAGGCGGTGAACTTTGGGTAGTGGAACATCAAAATCGCATCGTGGGCACAGCAGCCTATTACCCTGTAAATCGGGGAGAAGCAGCAGTTGAAGTTCGCAAAATGTATTTGTTGCCCGAAGTGCGAGGGCAAGGACTGGGCAAGTATTTATTGCAGCAATTAGAGCAAGCGATCACCACGCAACAATTTCAAACCATCTGGATCGAGACTGCCAGTGTTTTAGCTGAGGCTGTCAAACTATACGAAAGCAATGGCTATCAACCTGCAACTGGGGTAGAAACTGCTCGGTGCGATCGCGTCTATATTAAATGGCTCTAA
- the coaD gene encoding pantetheine-phosphate adenylyltransferase yields MIAIYPGSFDPITFGHLDIIQRGVRLFDTVIVAVLRNPNKMPMFTVEERIEQIRLATSHIPGVRVDSFDGLAVTYAHLRQAKVLLRGLRVLSDFEKELQMAHTNKTLSDQIETVFLATSNEYSFLSSSLVKEIAKFGGPVDHLVPKHVALDIYSRCYAKTHPVVAPTVMDPISTLDHPKA; encoded by the coding sequence GTGATTGCCATCTACCCCGGTAGTTTCGATCCCATCACCTTTGGCCACCTCGACATTATTCAGCGAGGGGTTAGGCTTTTTGACACGGTCATTGTGGCAGTGTTGCGCAACCCCAACAAAATGCCCATGTTCACCGTAGAGGAGCGGATTGAGCAAATTCGACTGGCAACCAGCCATATTCCTGGGGTCCGGGTGGATAGCTTTGATGGGCTCGCCGTGACTTATGCCCATCTCCGACAGGCTAAAGTGCTATTGAGGGGTCTCAGAGTGCTTTCCGACTTTGAAAAAGAACTCCAGATGGCCCACACAAACAAAACTCTCTCTGACCAGATTGAAACAGTTTTTCTCGCAACTTCCAACGAATACAGTTTCCTAAGTAGTAGTCTGGTGAAAGAGATTGCCAAGTTTGGTGGTCCTGTCGACCATCTCGTTCCTAAACATGTTGCCCTAGATATTTACAGCCGATGTTACGCCAAGACTCATCCAGTAGTAGCCCCGACCGTGATGGATCCAATCTCCACACTGGATCATCCCAAAGCGTAG
- a CDS encoding DUF2157 domain-containing protein, with product MPSDKFRYQLRQEAEHWRRDGLIDATQYQQLADRYQFNTLETAARNRFTLVLIGLGSLLVGLAAITFVAANWQEWPRSARMTLLLSLFVGINTAGFYLWRQRYDSGAERWQHRLGQGLLLLGTLVLGANLALMAQMFQVNGPSYELYLVWGLGVIAMAYSLRLTSLGVVAILLLGLGYWQAFFNWGTLELGSTWLSWLLQYMPLCIGLLTVPLAYWCRSRVIFALGAIAVISAFEGNLSALGLNYGRLIAGTHWISAIAFALPPALLWAYDDTFWAERGQHRPLSLEVHRPFQFLARNLALLFLSVLLYWLSFHWFWDGQATYYPTTATPGAFNALWVNVVALLGLTLLEWLYLARQARGRSPRRPVELSTPVIASFIAILAGLPLLPLGEEFMPAIATLIVNILLFLLGGGLIREGIASGQRRVFWLGMTLLSLQILSRLFEYSTGLVFKSLVLFLCGIGVIAIGLWFERYVRTLSVPPLLSATPTPTEGENS from the coding sequence ATGCCTTCAGACAAATTTCGGTATCAGCTACGTCAGGAAGCGGAACACTGGCGTAGAGATGGTTTAATTGATGCAACTCAGTACCAACAACTCGCCGATCGCTATCAGTTCAACACCTTAGAAACGGCGGCTCGTAACCGCTTTACGCTTGTTTTGATTGGTCTTGGTAGCCTTCTAGTTGGTTTAGCCGCCATTACCTTTGTGGCAGCCAACTGGCAAGAGTGGCCCCGATCCGCCAGGATGACCCTGTTGCTTAGTTTATTCGTGGGTATCAATACTGCTGGGTTTTACCTCTGGCGGCAGCGTTACGATTCCGGTGCAGAGCGCTGGCAGCACAGGCTGGGCCAAGGTCTACTGCTACTCGGCACCCTCGTTTTGGGCGCAAACTTGGCGCTGATGGCTCAGATGTTTCAGGTAAACGGCCCCAGCTATGAACTCTATTTGGTGTGGGGTCTGGGCGTTATAGCGATGGCTTATAGCTTGCGTCTCACTTCCTTGGGGGTTGTAGCCATTCTGCTACTAGGGCTGGGATATTGGCAAGCTTTCTTTAATTGGGGAACGCTGGAACTAGGTAGCACTTGGCTAAGCTGGTTATTGCAATACATGCCTCTCTGTATTGGTCTACTCACCGTTCCGCTTGCTTATTGGTGTCGCTCTCGCGTCATTTTTGCCCTAGGCGCGATCGCAGTAATTTCGGCTTTTGAAGGTAACTTAAGCGCTCTAGGCTTAAACTATGGCCGCCTAATTGCTGGAACCCATTGGATTAGCGCGATCGCCTTTGCCCTGCCTCCCGCTCTGCTCTGGGCCTATGATGATACCTTTTGGGCCGAACGAGGCCAACATCGACCCCTCAGTTTAGAGGTGCACCGCCCCTTTCAATTTCTCGCCCGTAACTTAGCACTGCTATTTTTGAGTGTGCTGCTGTACTGGCTCTCATTCCACTGGTTTTGGGATGGACAAGCTACTTACTACCCCACCACAGCAACCCCAGGAGCATTCAATGCGCTGTGGGTAAACGTAGTAGCGCTCTTAGGGCTTACCCTGCTGGAGTGGTTATACTTAGCTCGCCAAGCCAGAGGCCGTTCTCCTCGCCGCCCTGTGGAACTCTCTACGCCAGTAATAGCCAGTTTTATTGCCATCCTCGCTGGGCTACCACTTTTGCCCCTAGGGGAAGAGTTCATGCCAGCGATCGCCACCCTCATCGTGAACATACTGTTATTTCTCTTAGGGGGCGGGCTAATTCGAGAGGGAATCGCTTCTGGTCAACGCCGAGTATTTTGGCTTGGCATGACTTTATTGAGCCTACAAATTTTGAGTCGGCTATTTGAGTACAGTACGGGCTTAGTGTTTAAGTCTTTGGTTCTCTTCTTGTGTGGCATTGGCGTCATTGCCATTGGGCTTTGGTTCGAGCGCTACGTTCGTACCCTCAGCGTCCCGCCCCTGCTCTCAGCCACTCCCACCCCAACTGAGGGAGAAAATTCATGA
- a CDS encoding GDYXXLXY domain-containing protein, with product MTTLSTSRTLPSWRFWLPLVCQAALILAIPSQALYTQITGRTVILKTVPVDPYDLLRGYSVTLNYDISQMSTLQRLPGWAEFEQQASMSPDVGSSSFYLVLQAPKSTDAKPPQHWQAIRISRDRPANLAENQVSLRGQISNNTVQYGLERYYIPEDQRDAINQNINTAQANQASQPIVVAVKVDAQGHAVPLSFWVTLGKAPAQQTYHYQF from the coding sequence ATGACCACTCTATCTACTTCTAGAACTTTACCGAGCTGGAGATTTTGGCTGCCTTTAGTGTGCCAAGCTGCTTTAATTCTGGCGATTCCGTCTCAAGCCCTGTACACGCAAATTACGGGCCGAACCGTAATTCTAAAAACGGTTCCCGTAGACCCTTACGATCTGTTACGCGGCTACTCAGTCACGCTCAACTATGACATTTCTCAAATGAGTACCTTGCAGCGGCTTCCGGGCTGGGCCGAGTTTGAGCAACAAGCGAGTATGAGTCCGGACGTAGGCAGCAGCTCTTTCTATCTAGTACTGCAAGCGCCTAAGAGCACTGATGCTAAACCACCACAGCATTGGCAAGCCATTCGCATTAGCCGCGATCGCCCCGCTAATTTAGCCGAGAATCAGGTCAGCCTCCGAGGCCAAATCAGCAATAACACAGTTCAATACGGCTTAGAACGCTATTACATTCCTGAAGATCAGCGAGATGCGATTAACCAAAACATCAATACAGCTCAAGCTAACCAAGCTTCGCAACCGATTGTGGTGGCAGTCAAGGTGGATGCTCAAGGACATGCGGTACCCCTAAGTTTTTGGGTAACTTTGGGTAAAGCTCCTGCTCAACAGACATACCACTATCAGTTTTGA
- a CDS encoding metalloregulator ArsR/SmtB family transcription factor codes for MKRASTTSPEPIEDKQKAKNQILHLLKTQGSQTATTLAEQLQVSPMAVRQHLQVLQAEQWVTYQEERRPLGRPVKLWQLTERSLQLFPDSHADLMTDLLLGVEALFGTAGLEKLLADRIRRQLQAYATKLPETIPQAIAEPTWQEWIAQVGIAEPVKHLAQLRTQEGYMAEVVKAEAGWLLIENHCPICAAAQTCQKLCGSELEMFRTLLGSGVAVERVEHIIQGDRRCAYHIQLASRS; via the coding sequence ATGAAACGTGCTTCGACAACTTCCCCAGAACCAATCGAGGATAAGCAAAAAGCAAAAAATCAAATCTTGCATCTGCTCAAAACTCAGGGGTCGCAAACTGCCACGACCTTAGCCGAACAGTTGCAAGTTTCTCCGATGGCAGTACGTCAACATTTGCAGGTGCTGCAAGCCGAGCAGTGGGTAACGTATCAAGAAGAGCGTCGTCCCTTGGGCCGTCCAGTCAAACTGTGGCAACTGACCGAGCGATCGCTGCAATTATTTCCCGACAGCCACGCTGACCTCATGACCGATTTGCTCTTGGGGGTCGAAGCGCTATTTGGCACCGCAGGTTTAGAAAAACTCCTAGCCGATCGCATTCGTCGTCAATTGCAAGCCTACGCAACCAAACTGCCAGAAACTATACCACAGGCGATCGCAGAACCAACTTGGCAAGAGTGGATCGCTCAGGTAGGAATTGCTGAACCTGTGAAACATCTGGCCCAGCTCCGCACTCAAGAAGGTTATATGGCGGAGGTGGTAAAGGCTGAAGCAGGCTGGCTGTTGATTGAGAATCACTGCCCCATCTGTGCGGCTGCCCAAACGTGCCAAAAGTTGTGTGGTTCTGAGTTAGAAATGTTTAGGACTCTTTTAGGGTCAGGGGTCGCGGTAGAGCGAGTTGAGCACATCATCCAAGGCGATCGCCGTTGTGCTTACCACATTCAGCTTGCTTCGAGATCTTGA
- a CDS encoding SirB1 family protein: MTDLLGARQSFYRAIAQPDEQINLAEAALYIAQEEYPDLDVEAYFKALDAMATEVETRLPAARYPLRVIQAINQYLYDDLGFVGNTADYYDPRNSFLNDVIERRTGIPITLSLVYMEVAKRIDFPLAGVGMPGHFLIRPTVEEMEVYIDAYHRGETLFAEDCQNRLNQIYGRSVELQPVFLQPIGPRQFLARMLTNLKMIYLNRDQAQKSLAAIERILLLFPDSPLELRDRGILHYHVGAGTEAYRDLKTYLAKVPDAEDAVAIQQLLERIAQDLEAS, encoded by the coding sequence ATGACGGATCTTCTGGGGGCACGGCAATCTTTCTACCGCGCGATCGCTCAACCTGACGAGCAGATTAATTTAGCAGAAGCAGCACTTTATATTGCCCAAGAAGAATATCCAGATTTGGATGTCGAAGCTTATTTCAAAGCCTTGGATGCAATGGCGACTGAGGTGGAAACACGCCTACCAGCGGCACGTTATCCCCTACGGGTGATCCAAGCTATCAATCAATATCTCTACGACGATTTAGGCTTTGTGGGAAACACAGCCGACTACTACGACCCACGCAACAGTTTTTTGAATGATGTCATAGAGCGCCGCACAGGGATTCCGATTACGCTTTCCTTGGTCTACATGGAAGTGGCGAAACGAATTGACTTCCCCTTGGCAGGGGTGGGAATGCCAGGACATTTCTTAATTCGCCCTACCGTTGAGGAAATGGAAGTTTATATCGATGCCTACCATCGGGGCGAGACTTTGTTTGCCGAAGATTGCCAAAATCGTCTAAATCAAATTTATGGTCGCTCCGTCGAGCTGCAACCTGTCTTTCTCCAGCCGATCGGTCCGCGTCAGTTTCTAGCCAGGATGCTGACCAACCTCAAAATGATTTATCTCAATCGCGACCAGGCCCAGAAGTCTTTAGCCGCGATCGAGCGAATTTTGTTGCTGTTTCCCGATAGCCCTCTAGAACTGCGCGATCGCGGCATTTTGCACTACCATGTCGGTGCTGGGACTGAAGCTTACCGAGACTTAAAAACTTACCTTGCCAAGGTGCCGGATGCCGAAGATGCGGTAGCAATTCAACAACTGCTCGAGCGGATTGCTCAAGATCTCGAAGCAAGCTGA
- a CDS encoding cyclic nucleotide-binding domain-containing protein, with the protein MKKVLFILGELSDDDIDWMIGISAQERVPAGTILIQEGQLIDALYIVIDGTLTVSVAALGDREVAQLSSGEVVGEMSFVDERPPSATVAAAVDSLVMSIPREELVTKLQQDVGFASRFYRALAIFLSDRLRGTVSRLVSGKEPSAEERTAQENSMAPNIRDNLALGGTRFDWLMRRLRGIDAQTLE; encoded by the coding sequence ATGAAGAAAGTCCTTTTTATTCTGGGAGAGTTGAGTGATGATGACATCGACTGGATGATCGGCATCTCCGCTCAAGAACGGGTACCAGCAGGCACAATTTTAATTCAGGAAGGCCAATTGATTGATGCTTTATACATCGTCATTGATGGCACCTTGACGGTTTCCGTGGCAGCATTGGGAGACCGAGAAGTCGCGCAGCTCTCTAGTGGCGAGGTCGTGGGTGAAATGTCTTTTGTGGATGAGCGTCCTCCTTCGGCCACGGTGGCAGCAGCCGTAGATTCCTTAGTGATGAGTATTCCCAGAGAGGAACTAGTCACCAAGCTCCAACAGGATGTGGGGTTTGCCTCCCGGTTTTACCGAGCTTTGGCAATTTTTCTGTCAGACCGCTTACGAGGAACTGTGAGCCGATTGGTTTCTGGGAAAGAGCCATCTGCCGAAGAACGCACTGCCCAAGAGAATAGTATGGCCCCCAACATCCGAGATAATTTAGCCTTGGGAGGAACCCGGTTTGACTGGCTGATGAGACGGCTCAGAGGCATAGATGCTCAAACACTTGAGTAA